A stretch of DNA from Plectropomus leopardus isolate mb unplaced genomic scaffold, YSFRI_Pleo_2.0 unplaced_scaffold88561, whole genome shotgun sequence:
AAAGCAATAAGAAATTTTCTATTTCTCTTTTAACAGGTCAGTTATGGAGCTGCAAGTTCAGTCTTTTCAGGAAAACAGaatttcccctctctcctgcGTACAGTGCATCCCAATAAAGACGTAATTAAAGTGATTGTTAAGCTTGTGCAACACTTCAGCTGGCGCTGGGTTTCTTTCCTTTACGTTGATGATGACTATGGCAAAGATGGCCAGGACTTGTTCATCAAGAGGATTAAGGACACTGAGATCTGCCTTGCATACACCAAAAGCCTGAATCAATCTACAAATCACTctcaaatattcaaacaaatAGAAGCACAGAGGATAGGTGTCATAATT
This window harbors:
- the LOC121940501 gene encoding taste receptor type 1 member 2-like, with product SYGAASSVFSGKQNFPSLLRTVHPNKDVIKVIVKLVQHFSWRWVSFLYVDDDYGKDGQDLFIKRIKDTEICLAYTKSLNQSTNHSQIFKQIEAQRIGVIIVFAPEWTAEPLIEAAIKLNVTKKVWIAGDAWSLNKEIPKKKGIRNIGTVLGVSQPRMTIPGFTDFIHSSRSQTH